In one Rutidosis leptorrhynchoides isolate AG116_Rl617_1_P2 chromosome 8, CSIRO_AGI_Rlap_v1, whole genome shotgun sequence genomic region, the following are encoded:
- the LOC139864703 gene encoding uncharacterized protein, producing MSSTSSYNEEFLMQVLGIINSEALESESEAESSNTRRYIDREHEAVHVRLITDYFVEGCKYSDENFKRSSRRSSHLPGMMESIDCMQWTWGKCPVAWKSQFTRGNHKVPTVMLEAIASYDNWIWHAFFGVAGSNNDLNVLNASNLFNSMLNEEIEDIPFTVNGVE from the exons ATGTCTTCAACATCATCGTATAACGAAGAGTTTTTGATGCAAGTGCTCGGTATAATCAATAGCGAGGCATTAGAAAGTGAAAGTGAGGCGGAAAGTTCAAACACACGTCGTTACATAGACCGTGAACATGAAGCCGTACATGTACGTCTTATTACCGACTATTTTGTTGAAGGTTGCAAATACTCCGACGAAAATTTTAAAAGGAG CTCACGAAGATCTTCACATTTACCTGGAATGATGGAAAGCATAGATTGTATGCAATGGACATGGGGAAAATGTCCCGTTGCATGGAAAAGTCAATTTACTCGAGGCAATCACAAAGTTCCAACTGTTATGCTAGAAGCTATAGCCTCATATGATAACTGGATTTGGCATGCTTTCTTTGGGGTTGCGGGTTCAAACAACGACTTAAACGTCTTGAACGCTAGTAATCTCTTCAACTCAATGCTTAATGAAGAAATAGAAGACATTCCTTTTACTGTAAATGGGGTTGAGTAA